From the Helicoverpa armigera isolate CAAS_96S chromosome 16, ASM3070526v1, whole genome shotgun sequence genome, one window contains:
- the LOC110384555 gene encoding actin-histidine N-methyltransferase yields the protein MGRKSQSKQNSKKNAGKENNKFIQQKRKELAVLVDKVLRLTSIFQASNSVIKSWEHHLEIDALIKEILNLEGFQHKSGQNQRQLNIDKYLKWLSGNEVQLDGIEISEFEGYELGLKSTKEFKEGSLILTVPSKVMMTEQNAKESELASFITVDPLLQNMPNITLALFLLLEKNNPESFWKPYIDILPEKYSTILYFSLEELAELKPSPVFESALKLYRSIARQYAYFYNKIHTLDLPVLKKLQDIFTFDSYRWAVSTVMTRQNNIQLAGNDVTAFIPLWDMCNHEHGKITTDFNKDLNQGECFALRDFKAGEQIFIFYGARPNADLFLHNGFVYPKNQHDSLSLTLGVSSSDPLRETKIELLTKLGLAGVTHFSLYQGENPVSAELLAFIRIFNMNKEELTKWSSQGLPGDLVSSDASSAEAVGADIDRRAYTYLLTRCKLIAASYKDIVDNADDSLHRKNVKLLKKCEVQILEGAMKYLEETLRKLPAVEEKSK from the exons ATGGGCCGCAAATCACAATCAAAACAGAATTCTAAGAAGAATGCAGGCAAGGAAAACAACAAGTTTATACAGCAAAAAAGAAAAGAACTAGCAGTTCTAGTGGACAAAGTGTTGAGGCTGACGAGTATATTCCAGGCTTCTAATAGCGTGATAAAAAGTTGGGAACATCACTTAGAAATAGATGCATtgattaaagaaatattgaatCTTGAAGGCTTTCAGCATAAAAGTGGCCAGAACCAAAGGCAATTGAATATTGATAAGTATTTAAAGTGGCTTAGTGGAAATGAGGTTCAACTTGATG GTATTGAAATCTCGGAGTTTGAAGGGTACGAGCTTGGTCTCAAATCAACCAAAGAGTTCAAAGAAGGATCTCTTATCCTCACTGTTCCCTCAAAGGTGATGATGACGGAGCAGAATGCAAAAGAATCGGAGCTAGCAAGCTTTATAACGGTAGACCCACTGTTGCAAAACATGCCAAATATAACATTAGCTTTGTTCCTGTtgctagaaaaaaataatcctg AATCATTTTGGAAGCCGTACATTGATATATTGCCAGAGAAATATTCTACCATTTTATATTTCTCCTTGGAAGAGCTGGCTGAACTCaag CCATCACCAGTTTTTGAGTCAGCACTAAAGCTCTATAGGAGTATTGCAAGACAGTATGCatacttttataacaaaatacacACACTGGATTTGCCTGTCTTAAAGAAACTTCAAGATATATTTACTTTTGACAGCTACag ATGGGCTGTGTCCACTGTGATGACGAGACAGAACAACATTCAACTGGCTGGTAATGACGTCACAGCTTTCATCCCGCTCTGGGATATGTGCAACCACGAGCATGGCAAG ATAACAACAGACTTCAACAAGGACCTGAACCAGGGAGAGTGCTTCGCGCTGCGCGACTTCAAGGCGGGAGAGCAGATCTTCATATTCTACGGCGCGCGGCCCAACGCTGACCTCTTCCTGCACAATGG ATTCGTCTATCCCAAGAATCAACACGACAGCCTATCCCTAACTCTCGGTGTCAGTTCAAGCGATCCGCTTCGGGAGACCAAGATTGAACTACTCACGAAGCTAGGTCTAGCCGGAGTGACACACTTCTCTTTGTACCAAGGAGAAAACCCTGTCAGTGCTGAACTGCTGGCGTTTATTAGGATATTCAATATGAATAAAG AGGAGCTAACAAAATGGTCAAGTCAGGGTTTGCCCGGGGACCTGGTATCATCTGACGCATCTAGTGCCGAAGCCGTGGGTGCTGACATAGATCGTCGCGCGTACACTTACTTGCTGACACGGTGTAAGCTTATTGCGGCCTCGTATAAGGACATTGTTGATAACGCTGATGATTCACTGCATAG gaaaaatgtgaagctgttaaagaaatGCGAAGTACAAATCTTAGAGGGTGCCATGAAGTATCTAGAAGAAACTTTACGTAAACTACCCGCCGTTGAGGAGAAATCTAAATAA
- the LOC110384554 gene encoding titin, producing the protein MGIIWKSAMPLLTTLAALVIIVHSAEEDLEAEYRHDLRPRILDTGTPSYDQPWRAIEADPLVQEPRNTENWNNESPDEPPKRRRPGRKRKRRPQTSSAEDLEPQDRIVYPDEPPRPYFEVDFENIHKTTEMPKRRRKIPENRPIRWTDDVVEIERPVRRRGQRRKRPSLEAWPELNEFKNIEPASEAKAKTETLDQVNIDDIRVEIPQAEFVQMNENIQEKPEQKPSKLKLELKQLATDVIIPLPVDDSDGILAPQRVHAAEDKSLSEFSSEFFMTEPRPTKRSNSLNKLEHQNNNKSEINEGFAKAQDSYLMDPLTLKDILKRSNGTSLSEILQQHNLSLTDLLHGKQHAVSIFKSRDSIEVQNRNPTETRNELDTRQELQDKDRSEEQTLINLETKYEPASDLTPETQTEDGKKDEDPVTTTMKPVEKTPKISTRRRFPQGVRKKLRMRPMMNDTYKGQLSRDLVTLNSRKYSHYRRNMTKSKEWRDVLPAMMQNNRPGEKNPTVKVETTTMAIIPEETTITFEVAFNNISSEEINLQDDLNIKLDDIDMETTEAATIPTEEIITETPKPITEKPMVVPMIRQSVNSSGLRRQAFNNRLKRKRLKHKNATTEPPQDDIIKHLFGLGTLVSSSEFIARTEDTKSVENDDNDLTTLEDFITTESTHMTENGAFKSRTTVSIAETPIPISSTTEETAKIEIEEILNDTRTSAKLSKILMERNMTLSELVEHRERGSSHVHLADIFHNASREPNPPEPFLSKSLLEPISKETYPLRALLDANLHDPNARTTTDEPGMISNVNIPVVMDFRNNVNENAENMGIMSLFHNFTKLANTTILTDSEGKAYKTSIEPVNVTNVNNVNNASEPTRESRVLSEGHDIVDDIVSWNEIFSLMGRNHNNDTPSNSIEGLSLQPFKKIRLDEDADGDGLIVLEDLQHLKDFENNIASDSDEKIEVNGYDNKEDSHKAGILDTIPAQTKSVTVATASIAGLAMVLFLLTYATFKWRQQRSVIRKKRSFADERIPTPVFENRKGHKHNSSTRSISPMLQTSNIYTLNTLDSQNGKDSPDYMWDTLRKPFQ; encoded by the exons ATGGGTATTATTTGGAAATCCGCCATGCCTTTATTGACCACGTTGGCCGCTTTGGTGATAATAGTACATTCGGCAGAAGAGGACTTGGAGGCGGAGTATCGACATGATTTGAGGCCTAGGATATTGGATACAGGAACACCTAGCTACGATcag CCATGGAGAGCAATAGAAGCAGACCCACTAGTGCAAGAACCAAGAAATACGGAAAATTGGAATAACGAATCACCTGACGAGCCCCCAAAACGTCGCAGACCGGGACGTAAACGAAAACGTCGCCCACAAACTAGCTCAGCAGAAGATCTCGAACCACAAGACAGAATTGTATATCCTGACGAACCACCTCGACCCTACTTTGAGGTAGATTTCGAAAACATACACAAAACAACAGAAATGCCTAAAAGAAGACGAAAGATACCAGAAAATAGACCAATCCGTTGGACAGACGACGTTGTCGAGATTGAGAGACCGGTTAGAAGAAGAGGTCAGAGAAGGAAGCGACCTTCACTGGAGGCTTGGCCTGAATTAAACGAATTTAAAAACATCGAGCCCGCCAGCGAAGCTAAAGCAAAAACAGAAACACTTGACCAAGTAAACATCGACGATATTAGAGTGGAAATTCCACAAGCAGAGTTTGtacaaatgaatgaaaatatacaGGAAAAACCTGAACAAAAGCCTTCTAAACTGAAATTAGAACTGAAACAGCTGGCAACCGACGTCATAATTCCGCTACCAGTAGACGATTCTGATGGTATCCTTGCTCCTCAAAGAGTTCATGCAGCCGAAGATAAATCCTTGTCCGAGTTTTCTTCAGAATTTTTCATGACAGAACCAAGACCTACAAAACGAAGCAATAGTCTAAATAAACTAGAacatcaaaacaataacaaatctgAAATAAACGAAGGATTTGCTAAAGCACAG gatAGTTATCTAATGGATCCATTAACGTTAAAAgatatattgaagagatccaaCGGTACAAGTTTAAGTGAAATCCTGCAACAACATAATCTATCGTTGACTGACTTGCTTCATGGAAAGCAACACGCAGTGTCAATATTTAAATCTCGTGACTCGATAGAAGTCCAAAATAGAAATCCGACGGAAACAAGAAATGAATTAGACACAAGACAGGAGTTACAAGATAAAGATAGATCAGAAGAGCAAACTCTAAttaatttagaaacaaaatatgAACCTGCTTCGGACCTTACACCTGAAACGCAAACAGAAGATGGCAAAAAAGATGAAGACCCAGTTACAACAACTATGAAACCTGTGGAAAAGACTCCGAAGATTTCTACAAGACGTCGGTTTCCGCAAGGCGTGCGTAAAAAGTTACGCATGAGACCGATGATGAACGATACATACAAGGGCCAACTGAGTAGGGATTTGGTAACATTAAATTCAAGAAAGTATTCACATTATAGGAGGAACATGACTAAGTCTAAAGAATGGAGGGATGTCTTACCGGCTATGATGCAGAACAATAGACCTGGCGAGAAAAATCCCACTGTTAAGGTAGAAACTACTACAATGGCGATTATACCAGAAGAAACTACCATAACATTTGAAGTTGcttttaataacatttcatCTGAAGAAATAAACTTACAAGATGATTTGAACATCAAACTTGATGACATCGATATGGAAACGACGGAGGCTGCCACAATACCGACGGAAGAAATAATTACCGAAACTCCAAAGCCGATAACAGAAAAGCCGATGGTTGTACCTATGATTAGACAATCAGTAAATTCATCGGGTTTACGAAGACAGGCATTTAACAATAGACTTAAAAGGAAACGCCTAAAGCATAAAAACGCCACGACCGAACCACCGCAAGATGACATTATAAAACACTTATTCGGACTGGGTACGTTAGTTTCATCTTCTGAGTTTATAGCAAGAACGGAAGATACGAAATCGGTAgaaaatgatgacaatgatCTGACTACATTGGAAGACTTTATTACAACCGAAAGCACGCACATGACTGAAAATGGTGCATTTAAATCTAGAACGACAGTGTCGATTGCCGAGACACCAATTCCAATATCCAGTACAACAGAAGAAACTGCCAAAATAGAGATTGAAGAAATTCTTAATGACACTCGAA cGAGTGCCAAACTATCTAAGATATTGATGGAAAGAAATATGACACTAAGCGAACTTGTAGAACACAGGGAACGTGGATCCAGCCATGTGCATTTGGCTGACATATTCCACAACGCATCTCGAGAACCAAACCCACCAGAGCCGTTCTTATCTAAGTCTCTTTTAGAACCTATATCAAAAGAGACTTACCCATTGAGAGCTCTTTTAGATGCTAATTTGCATGATCCAAATGCAAGAACTACAACAGATGAGCCAGGTATGATAAGCAATGTAAATATTCCTGTTGTAATGGACTTCAGAAACAACGTGAATGAAAATGCAGAAAATATGGGTATCATGTCCTTATTCCATAATTTTACCAAGCTCGCAAATACAACTATACTGACTGACTCAGAGGGGAAAGCGTACAAGACGTCGATAGAGCCAGTTAATGTAACAAATGTAAATAACGTAAATAACGCTTCTGAACCTACCCGAGAGAGCCGAGTTTTAAGCGAAGGCCACGACATAGTCGATGATATAGTCAGCtggaatgaaatattttcactgATGGGAAGGAATCACAATAACGATACACCATCAAACTCTATAGAAG GGCTATCATTGCAACCATTTAAGAAAATCAGACTGGACGAGGACGCGGATGGCGACGGTTTAATAGTATTAGAGGACCTCCAACACCttaaagattttgaaaacaacATTGCTTCTGATTCTGATGAAAAAATAGAAGTCAACGGCTATGACAATAAAGAGGATTCACATAAAGCAGGTATTCTCGATACAATACCTGCCCAAACCAAATCCGTGACAGTGGCTACGGCTAGCATTGCCGGTTTGGCAATGGTATTATTCTTACTGACTTACGCAACATTCAAATGGAGGCAGCAGAGATCAGTGATAAGAAAGAAACGTAGTTTCGCCGACGAACGAATTCCAACACCTGTGTTCGAAAATAGAAAAGGTCATAAGCATAACAGCAGTACACGCAGTATTAGTCCCATGTTGCAGACATCTAATATTTACACACTGAATACATTAGATTCACAAAATGGTAAAGATTCACCTGACTACATGTGGGATACTTTAAGAAAACCATTCCAGTAG